aaagaagagagttattgAACGGTTAAGGAATTGTATACATACAAGTGATTTTCAGTGTTCCTAGATCAGAATCATAGCAGTGAGGTGTTATCTGCTGGCTTgtaaaagtctctctggaatcatcccaaAAGTTTAGAATCCAAATGCAGGTTAGATGGAAAGTCTGATAGTCtttccatgcattttccaggGTATTCCAAATCACTATTTGGAAGATCTAAGTCCCACGGCTTAAactttccctgttcaaagttCAGCAGACTAGAGATGAAAGGATCAGCCAGAGGTTTCTCTTTTTAGCTCTCTAGCAAGCTGACAAGCCTCGTCACAGAAATTGTCACAGCTGGGCTTTCCTCCGAGGAAGAATAGGCAATGCAGGTATTTTATGGACCACTGCTTTGAAgttaattttctctttcctatgcaTACACAGTTAATCTAGTTACACTATAAGACAACAGCCGATCATTCGTTATAACAGAAACAGATAAGCTGAAGACAACATACGTAATCTTATTAGTTCCCTGCAGCGTCTCAAATCTTTGATCTTAAGGTTTACTGAATGCTGTACATAATATAAGGCAATGACGACATGAAAGGGAATTAGCATCTACAAACTAATTTGGTTACGTTGGTTACAAACTTCTAATAGGACACAGGTACTCAGGCAAACACATTTAGCATCTGCCCTTGATTTCTATTACTACAAACGAATGAGTTGGTGATTGCTGGTCTAGTCTTTTTGGCACTGGCTCCTACTTCACCGGTGCCCTTCTTTTGGCTGTGGCTGTCTCTGACCCAGACCAAGCTGGCTGTGGCTGGACAGGTCTATGAGGAGGGAGAGCTGTGAAATGGGAGGCTGCAGTGCAGACCTCTCACACCAGAGGGTGAAATGAGGCTAGAGTGTGGCTCAAAAGCTCTGCGCTGAGATACCGGCATCTCTGTGGCAGCAGGTGTTTCTCCAGTCTGTGCTGGGGATGGAGACTGTTACCCCAGCCCCGTCTGCTGCCATGGGAAAGTTTATTGATCAGCCACAGTTTGTCTCCTTTGCTCCGTGATCCCGTGTTACCTGACTGCTCTGCCATCTGCCAGGTGACTCCCCAGGACTGGAATGGGGACATGGGGGGGGATGTTGCAGTCTAATAGTGAGATACAGTGGGAGTACGGGGGGGGCCGGACTGGAATAGCAGAGAGGTGCAGGTCAGCACTGAGGTGCGTTGGCAGAGCTGAGgtgggctgcaggtcaggatggcAGTGGGGAGTGTGCCCACTGCTTTGCCTGGCTATGGTTTGTGCTTTCGGTGCCCCCACCTTCCTGAGCGCTGAACCTGATGCTGTTGGCAAACGATGCTCTGGGCTGATGGCTGTTCTGAGTCTCCGTGCTGTCCCTTTGCAGACGGGAAAGCCCTGTACCAGGTGCACTATGAGGATGACGAAGGCCAAGCCTCGGCCTTTTACGACATGGTGGTCATCGCCACGCCGCTGCATTCCAGCAAGAGCAACATCACCTTTGAGAACTTTGACCCCCCCATCACTGACTTCCCAGGctccttccatcccaccatcacctCTGTCATCCACGGCTACCTCAACTCCTCCTACTTTGGCTTCCCTGAACCCAAGCTCTTCCCTTTCGCTAGCATCCTCACCACTGACTCCCCTGACCTCTTCTTCAACGCCATGGACAACATCTGCCCTGTCAACATCTCAGGCACCTTCCGACGCAAGCAGCCCCAGGAGGCCGCCATCTGGCGGGtcctttcccagcagcccctggaCAAGCAACAGCTGAAGACCCTCTTCCGCTCCTACTATTCAGTCCAGGTGACAGAATGGCAGGCCTACCCCCACTATGACTCCACCAAGAGCATCCCGCCCATCATCCTCCATGACAACCTCTTCTACCTCAACGGTGTGGAGTGGGTGGCCAGCTCCATGGAAATGGCTGCTGTGGCAGCCAAGAATGTGGCACTCCTGGCATACAACCGGTGGTACCAGGACCTGGAGAAGATTGACCAGAAGGACTTGATGCACAAGATGAAGACTGAACTGTGACAccagggggctgctggggagctggccAGGAACCTTTTCATTTACTAGCCTGCTGAGGGTTTATCGTTGGGGGAGAGACCACTGGATTTCTGGCCGAGAGGAAGGGAGGGTCTGACCAATGAGGTCCTTGTATGTTGTTGCCTTCAGTAACGCCGTCCCTGCACCACCCTGTGGAGCTAATGCCAGGTGTCTGCTACAGGCATCAATGCTCAGCCTTCCTCCCTACCCAGCTAGCACCAGGGAGGGGTGAGAAGGGAACCTAAGCTCATTACCAGGGAACTGCCAGCCAGGACCCATTTCAGATCCTAAGTTGGGCTGGGGCTGTGAATCcttaacagtggccagtgctgtggatggggtggaggtgggatgTGCAAATCCATTCTCCGATCACTTACCTTCTGGGGCTCGAGTGTGGGATCCCATGAGACTTTCAAGGGGTAAGATATGATGATGGCAAGAGCAGATATGGGGCCTAAAATATGTGGCCATGTGCCTTGGGCCCTGACCCCATGGGACCATGTACCATGGGCACAGATCCAGAGGTGGATATGGACCTTCTAATATGACCCACCTAGCAAGACCTAGCTATCCTATAGACTAGGGCTGAGTCTAGGCAGTTGCCTGGCCCCAGCATTTCCTGTGCAGGACTCCCCTGGCTGGCAGTGCAGTCACACTCCTTGCTCTAGCTGCTGGGGTTGTCATCAGTCCTTGCAAGTCCTGCTGGAGCCAGCACTCAGATCTCGGCAGGTATGTGGTTCTCCATGTCTGTGCTGTGAGTCCATTTGGCTAGTGGGTCCCTCTCAGCTTCTCACCCAGAGCTGCTCTCTTGCTTTGTTAACCAAGCCCATCAGCTCCCGTCTAAACACAGGCAGGCAGGGCAAGGACTAGAGGGAGCTGCCAGCTAGAAGGGCCAATGCTGCAGCAGTCACAAGGCCCGCTCACCTCCCTCTCTGTACATGCATGATGTCCGAACCTCTTTCCCAGCGAAACCCTGACCCCTTTGGGCCTTGCTAGCCTCTCTAAGCCCATGCGTGGGGACAGATTGAATGCACACTCAGAAAGCGCTGTAGCAGCTGGCGGCCCTTGGCAGGTTCCCTGGGGCAGAGGGATTGATGCTCAGTCTAAGACGGGTTTTCAACCTTTCTTGAGTCATGTCCCCtgaatcttaaaaaaaaccacGTGAAGCCGCCCCCTTACAAAATGGGACTGTCCAATGTAATCTAGAGGGAACTGAGGCCAttaatacattgatttcaataaaggGGATTCTACTTGAAATAAATCAGTCCTTTGATCCTGCTGTCCAAGGGAGCAGAGGCTAGAAAACCTTTTAAAAGCACGTACCTTAATATCCACCCGGTGTTCAGGGCAGTATTTCTCAGTTTCAGCATTGAAGACCCTGTATGCCCCGTCACAACACgcactgaaatttggcccagaTGCCCCTGTCATACAGGGATGGCTGGGCCAGATTTCAATGCCTGGCGTGACCCCATGAATGAGGGGAAAGGCTGGCCATGCTGCCTAGAAAGTTTGACATGGGGCGCCCCCTGGCTGAGAGCCGCTTGTGAGCTAGTGAAAGCTCTCCTTGCCTAGAGCCATGTGGCTTCAACCTCCAGCCCACAGCGTCCCTGTGGTCCCTGAGCTGTTGAGACTGTTCTGCTGGCTGGATAGGCCCTGTGGTAACAGATGGAAACTGGCCAGCAGCATCCCCAGTAGAGGGGGGCTGAGGAATAGTTGTCGGGGGGAGTTCAGTTTTTAGGACTAGAAGAAAAGCATGAGCACTCCCTTCTGGCTCCTTGAGGAATAGCCTGCCCCACTGCGGGAGGAGGGCCCATGCGCTGGGGCTAGTGCGCTGGAGGAGAATTAAATGCCAAGGAGCCCTGATAGTTTGGCTAAGGAGTGGTGCCTGCAGGTTGGGGTGAGGGATGCCCTTTATTGTCAGCCTCCAGTGCCATCTCTGAACTACAGAGCAGAGCGTGTAACCCACCCCCAGCCAACCACAGCTCCAGCAGGGCCAAGGCACATGGGGCACTGCCTCCCTTCTGACCTGCCCCGTTAAAGCTCCCAAGCTGTTCGGGTCGGTGACTTGCTTGCTGTGCCGGCTCTGGGGGAACAGTGACGGAGGCTGGGATGGGGTGGTGGCCGTCACCCCTTCCTTGGGGGAGAAATACTTTCCTCAGTAGAAACAGAGGGAGCTAGTGGTCTGCACTAGGACTGCCTGGCCCAGGGCAAAGGCCAAGCCTCCCcacctctctttgcctcagttttcccatgtgtACAATGGGTAACACAATAGCAGCTGTGCAGCTGACTTGGTCAGTGTGTGTGAAGGGCCATGGTGCTGCTGAAAGTGAGCCCAGCTCCCCTCAGGCTCATCCTGAAGACACTGCCTCTCGAGCTAGGCCCAGCCAGATTTCGTCTGTTTTTCGGTGTCCCCTCCCTGCGCTCTGTGAGGGGGCAGTAGCAGGGCCTGGTGCCATTGTTCTGTTGGTGGATGCAGCAGAGGGCATTGGAGGGGCTGGCAAAGGGGAGATGGGCTCTCATCAGCCAGGGGAGGAGGGATTGACACTCCCAGGGTGCCGAGGGGCAGTCCTGGTCTAGTGCCCAAAGACCAGCCAGGAACCAGCCCCTTCCTTATGCTGCCTGGCTCTGTACCTGACCCAGGCTTGCCTGGGGTGAGAAGCTAATGCTGTGCCCCCATTCCACTCCCAGCTGTCTTCTGACCCCATCCTCAAGacctctcctgccctgctcctggggagCTGGTATGCTTCATGCATGGGTAGACGTGGCAGCCTTCTCTAGAAAGCACTGCCCCTCCCCAAGGGGTGATTTCTATGGTGGGCTTCCCACTTGTTAGCACACACTATCCTTGGAAGGCAGTAGAAGCCCTTAGGCCCTTGGCAGCCAGCCAGGCTTCCTGCTCCAACCCGGACCCTGCTATCAGGTGTTTCTAGAGAGGCCAGGACCGGTCCCGGTGGCACTGAGATAAGGCACGTTCCTCACAGCTGGGTGCAGCCCAACAGGAGTGGCAGGGACCAGGGCGCCTGGAATTTCAAAGGCAGCATCTGCTGCCGGGGGCTTATGTTCAGCAGCTGTGCCCCCATCCCAATGATCAGCTGCTGGCAGTGGCCCACAGCAGCCCTGGCTTGTGCTCTTACTAATACCTAACCAGGTCAGAGAGTTGTGGAATCGGCTGCAGTGAGCTGGAGTTAGGGTGCATTGTACTCACCATCAAATacaagcccccccgcccccccgcagacCTGGGGCGTCTGCAGGGCTAGCCTGGCCACAGACTGGATCTCCTGTGCTGGCACTGCTGGGAGCAATAGGCCGCCCCATCCTAGCAGCAGGGGGAAATCAGGCCAGGAGCAGCTGCCTCTCCCGGCCTCTTTGCCTGAGGGGGTTCGGGACCTGCCCATGAGATGTTGCCTCCCTTCTGGTCATGCTGCCTGGCCGCGAGAAGGGGTGGCCCCTCGGGCTTGGTGGGACAGTTAGCCTGAAAGGCTGTGCAGCAATGCGAGTGCGTGGACGTGAGCCTCAGAACTGAGTGGCTGCTGAGCAAGAGGAGTAGGTGACAGGCGGCAGCCGAAGGGGCCGTCTTGAGGGGCATGGGGAGTGGCAGCCTTGGAGCCCTAGATAGCAGCCacctccatctccccctcccccacattcttctgcttgagctagctTGGGGCGAGGGTTGCAGAATGGCCTTCCTTTCAGGGCCCCGCTgcaagctgcagagctggcatggCACACTGGGCACCCCAAAGAGCAGGGCCCTGTGGCAGTTGCTCATGCTGGAGGCCGGATAGGGATATGTGGGTGCAAAGGAGCAAACCATCTCTAGTCTAAGCAGCTGCCTCCTTGCTTCAgatcccccaccaccacacacacacacagtgcttgtGCCTTGACCACCTCTCCTTGCGGGAGAGGCTTGGTGGGCAGTGGCTGGGGCCTTTGCCAAATGGATCCAGCAAGTGGAGGAGGCTGGTTAGACTGGAGCTGGTGTCCATACACAGAGGCCGGGGGTTTGGTGCTGCCAGCATGGAGTGAGGGTGAGAGGTCACTCTTGTCCTCAGAAGATGCAGGTGCAGCCCACAGCAATGGTCTCCATGACCATCTTGTACTCCTTGTGGCACCTCTTCTTCTTCCTGCGGGTCTTGGCTCCCGAGCCCTCAGGGGGGTGGCAGAGGAGCCGGCGGACGGGCAGCTTGCTGTAGATGGGGATGCTGACAATGGTGCGGTCCTCCTGCATGGTGAAGGGGTTGATGCAGCCGGTGCAGAGGCACTGCGCCTCTGGGATGTCTGCTGGGATCCGCGTTGGATCGTGGTTTATACTAGAGAAGAGGGGGAGCGTGAGGCTGACGGAGCCTATAGGGGAGAGCAGGGATGCGGGCAGGAGTGCAGGCCACTTACACACGGAGGCGCCTTGGACGAGTGTGTTTTTGtgagggggcagtgcctgcacaCGGAAAGGGGGAATACGTGCCACTATAATGCACACATGGAGAAATGAGCCTGCAGTGGGCTCTGCCTGTGCATGGATTAATGGGCACCCATGTTGCAATGCCCACACCTGGGGGAATGGGTTCGTATAGGGCAATGGGCACATGCATGGTCAGGGAGGCAGATCGCTCACCCAGTGCAATCACTACCCAATGGAACAGCACCCATAGGGGTTCCCCACTTAGTGCCCATTAGGGCTCACAGGTGAGTGTCTAAGTGGGGTTTCCTTCACAGCAGAGCCCTGCCCTGTTCCTTTGTGGTGCTGGCGAGAGCCCTGCCCTGGGAGTGCCAGTCCCCAGGAGCGCTTTGCCCGGCAGTCTCACCTGTAGGCCCACGGAGACAGACTCCTCTTATTGGACCTCCAGAGTCTCAGGTTGACCTGGCACTTGCTGTCAGCAGGCTCCGAGCTGTTCTGCAGCTGGCTCACCATCTCCTGGATGCTCTGTTCGTAATCCTCCAGCAGGGTGTAGGGGCTGTCTGCCGCTGAGGCCATGGAGTTCCCCTTCAGCGCGCGGTTGGGGCCAGGTACCTGTGCCTCTGGCAGCTGGACCTCATCCCTAGCCGGtcctttcctctttcctttcGCTCCCTTGCTTTGGTGCTTGGGTTCGGTGGCAGCAGCCCACGCGAAGGAGACAGAGAGCGCGCAGAAGAGAAGCTGAGAAGGAAGCCAGGACAGGGCATGACTCTCCAGGCACTGGCCAGCACTGGGCTTCCACCCAGCCCATGCTGGGCTGGGGCCCTTGGAGGTTATGTTCAAAGGGAACAATGTTCTATCATAGGAATTGCCAAACCTACCAGGGCTGGAAAGTCCCAGAGGGGCATCAGTGCGAGGAGGCAGTATGGGGTCTAGTGGTAAAAACAGACTAGGGCAGCAGGACTCCTGTGTTCCATTCCTGAGTGCCACAGCCTTATTGGGTGACCCTGGGTGAGCTCTCAACCTCTCTGCTTCAGTAAAGTGGGGCAAATGAGACAGGTTCTCCTTTGTAACAGGCTTGCAGGCGGGGATTCCAGCAACGATCTGTCTGTGGGGAGATTGCCCTGTGAAATCTAAGCTCCTGGGGTGGCGTTTCCTGTAGGCACATCCTGTAAGGTGTCAGCCTCAGGTGCCCACTGTGCTGGCTGGGTACATGGGGCGGCTGGCTGGCTCAGCCTTGCTTCTAGTTACCAGCAGCTGGCAGCGTTCCCAGCTTGCTAGTGGGGAGAGCCCCATGGTGGCAGTTCCAAAGCTAGGCTGGCTGAATAGCTGCTTGTTGCAAGTGCCCTGAGTGTTGCAATGATGTAGGGGGGAGGCCGTTTGCAGAAAGTCAGGACAAACTCCCTAGTAAGCTGGACAGGCCGGGGGAGGGGACTAGCCCCCATG
This window of the Eretmochelys imbricata isolate rEreImb1 chromosome 8, rEreImb1.hap1, whole genome shotgun sequence genome carries:
- the IL17B gene encoding interleukin-17B — encoded protein: MDWAPSLLLFCALSVSFAWAAATEPKHQSKGAKGKRKGPARDEVQLPEAQVPGPNRALKGNSMASAADSPYTLLEDYEQSIQEMVSQLQNSSEPADSKCQVNLRLWRSNKRSLSPWAYSINHDPTRIPADIPEAQCLCTGCINPFTMQEDRTIVSIPIYSKLPVRRLLCHPPEGSGAKTRRKKKRCHKEYKMVMETIAVGCTCIF